The Hemitrygon akajei chromosome 23, sHemAka1.3, whole genome shotgun sequence genome includes a window with the following:
- the LOC140715078 gene encoding interferon-induced protein with tetratricopeptide repeats 5-like, protein MSDTLKESLFEKLCQLQCHFTWVPQKDNIDFSDLKLRLQDSIQLGVKYQATSYNHLAFVNCQQGDYEEAIQNLKEAEKIWRENHKDEFERRSIITYGNFAWVHYHMGHLTEVQSYLDKLEMICKPLSDGPRYTAMIPEVYGEKGWSLMSSGAEYYEEAKECFAKALEQDSDNVEWNMGYATALYRLETISGVSENQEQSQPVKYLRRVLELDPDDMVAMVMLALKLQEFNEAEKANKLVEEALRKSPDLPYVLRYAAKFYRIARAFNFAVDLLMRALEFTPSSAFVHHQVGLCYRGKLLTLKRTAGSNYPDSAPLQLKAELISKCKYHFEKAFELRPSFIIAKLDFAGICLINSETDRAEEIYNSLLSLEDLAPDNKQALALQVGLFELHHKRSESNAIINLLKGLKIHHGSKQWKLCDSNLRKILTKQIERNPRNSKAFGVLGMVHQLAGEKDEAVECFEKALEYDPNNEEYLNALSELRPST, encoded by the coding sequence TGACACTCTGAAGGAATCCCTGTTTGAGAAACTCTGCCAGCTTCAGTGTCACTTCACGTGGGTTCCACAGAAGGACAACATTGACTTCAGTGATTTGAAGCTTAGATTACAAGATTCTATTCAACTTGGTGTAAAATATCAAGCCACATCCTACAACCATCTTGCTTTTGTAAACTGTCAGCAAGGTGACTACGAAGAAGCAATTCAAAATTTAAAGGAAGCTGAAAAGATTTGGAGAGAGAACCACAAAGATGAATTTGAAAGAAGAAGCATCATCACCTATGGAAACTTTGCCTGGGTGCATTACCACATGGGACATCTGACTGAGGTCCAGTCCTATCTCGACAAGTTGGAGATGATCTGTAAACCACTCAGTGATGGCCCTCGCTATACAGCAATGATACCCGAGGTGTACGGGGAGAAGGGATGGTCATTGATGAGTTCTGGTGCTGAATACTATGAGGAGGCAAAGGAATGCTTTGCAAAGGCTCTGGAGCAAGATTCCGATAATGTGGAGTGGAATATGGGCTATGCGACTGCCCTTTATCGTCTGGAAACTATTTCTGGTGTTTCAGAGAATCAGGAGCAGAGTCAGCCAGTGAAGTATCTGCGACGGGTGCTGGAGCTTGACCCAGATGACATGGTGGCCATGGTTATGTTGGCCCTAAAGCTGCAAGAGTTCAATGAAGCAGAGAAAGCAAACAAATTAGTTGAAGAAGCATTGAGGAAGTCCCCAGATCTGCCATATGTGCTTCGCTACGCGGCAAAGTTTTACAGAATAGCGCGAGCTTTTAAttttgctgtagacctgttgatGAGAGCTTTAGAATTCACTCCAAGCTCTGCCTTTGTTCACCACCAAGTCGGTTTATGTTACAGGGGAAAACTTTTGACCCTAAAAAGGACAGCAGGCAGCAATTATCCTGACAGTGCTCCACTTCAGCTGAAAGCTGAGTTGATCAGTAAGTGCAAATATCACTTTGAAAAGGCATTTGAACTCAGACCATCATTTATTATCGCAAAACTGGATTTTGCAGGAATCTGCTTAATAAATAGCGAAACAGACAgagcagaggagatctacaacaGTCTGCTGAGCTTGGAAGATCTTGCTCCAGATAATAAGCAAGCACTAGCATTACAAGTTGGATTATTTGAACTGCACCACAAAAGATCTGAATCAAACGCCATCATCAATTTGCTGAAAGGTCTTAAGATCCACCATGGAAGTAAACAATGGAAGCTCTGTGACAGTAACTTGAGAAAGATCTTAACAAAACAAATTGAGAGGAATCCAAGAAACAGCAAAGCCTTCGGTGTTCTTGGGATGGTGCACCAGCTGGCTGGGGAGAAGGATGAGGCTGTTGAGTGCTTTGAAAAGGCCTTGGAATATGATCCTAACAATGAAGAATATCTCAATGCTCTTTCTGAATTACGCCCTTCTACTTAG